Genomic DNA from Streptomyces diastaticus subsp. diastaticus:
GAGCCACGCACCGCCGCCGGCAGTCCCCAGGAGCGCAGCCGCAGGCCGAGCACGCCGCGTACCCCGTAGGAGGTGGCCAGGCGCGGGCCGCCGAGTCGCCGGGCGCGGGCCACCCGGCTCTCCGAGAAGGAGCCGACGCAGACCCGTTCCCAGGCGTCCGCCCGCTCGATCAGCTCCAGCAGCGGGCGCAGCGCGGGCTCCGCCTTCACGTCGACGTTCCAGCGCGCCCCGGGGAAACGTTCCAGCAGCTCGTCGAAGCGCGGAACCGGCTCGCGGCCCGCCACCCTGGCCCGCGCCACCTCGCTCCAGGGCAGGTCGGCGATGCGGCCGGCGCGGTCCGTGACCCGGTCCAGCGTCGCGTCGTGGAAGGCGGCGAGCACCCCGTCCGCGGTGAGGTGGACGTCGGTCTCCAGGTACCGGTAGCCCGCCGCGACGGCCTCGGAGAAGGCCGCGGTGGTGTTCTCCCGGCCGCCGGCCGCCCCGCCACGGTGGGCGAAGGGCAGCGGGCCGGGGTGGTCCAGGTACGGATGGCGGGCCGGGGGCCTCGAAGCGGTCACGGAGGCAGTATCGCCCCGTCGGCCGCGGCGGCCGGGCGCGGGGCCGCGGTGGCCGGGACCGCGAAGAGCCTCAGGAACCACTGGGCCAGCGGCCCGATGGACAGGGCGTACACCACCGTGCCCACGCCGACGGTGCCGCCGAGGGCGAAGCCGGTCACCACCACCAGCACCTCGATGCCGGTGCGGACCAGCCGCACGGAGCCGCCGGTGACCTGGTGCAGGCCGGTCATCAGGCCGTCGCGCGGACCGGGACCGAACCGGGCGGCGATGTACAGGCCGGTCGCTGCTCCGTTCAGGACGACGCCGGTGACCATCAGCGTCACCCGGACGGCGAGGTGCCCGGTGGAGGGGAGGAGGGCCAGTGTCGCGTCCAGCGCGACACCGACCACGAAGACGTTGCAGACCGTGCCGAGGCCGGGCCGCTGGCGCAGGGGTATCCACAGCAGCAGCACCGCCGCGCCGACCACGATCGACACCACCCCCATCGACAGCCCGCTCAGCTCCGACAGGCCCTGCTGGAACACCCCCCACGGCTCCAGTCCGAGCCCGCCCCGCACCAGCAGGGCGACGCTCACCCCGTACAGCACGAGGCCGGTGGACAACTGGACGAGGCGGCGGGGGAGCCGGCGCTCGTGCAGGCGTGGCGTGAGGAACACCGCGACCTCCTGGCTGGTGACAGTGGACTGACACGTGTCACTGTGTGGCGTGCGAACAACGGCCGGACAGGGCCAATTCGGGGAAGGTGGACCGACTTCATGACCCAGTGGACCTCGGTGACCGGTGCGGCACAACTCGCCCGCCTGCTCGCCTCGCAGTCCTGGCAGACCCGTACCGGCCCCGGCGGACGCCGTCCTCCGGCCTACCGCGCCCTCGCCGACGGCGTCCGGCTGCTCGTCCTGGAGGGCCGCGTCCCCGTCGCCGCCCGCCTGCCCGCCGAACGCGAGCTGGCTCTCGCCCTCGCTGTCAGCCGCACCACCGTGGCCGCCGCCTACGAGGCGCTGCGCGGCGAGGGGTTCCTCGCCTCCCGGCGCGGCGCCGGGAGCTGGACGGCCGTCCCGGCGGGCAACCCGCTGCCCGCCCGCGGCCTCGAACCGCTGCCCCCCGAAGCCCTCGGCGCCCTCATCGACCTCGGCTGCGCCTCGCTGCCCGCCCCCGAACCGTGGCTGACCCGCGCCGTCACCGGTGCGCTGGAGTCCCTGCCGCCGTACGCCATGACACACGGCGACTACCCGGCCGGCCTGCCCGACCTGCGGGCCACGCTCGCCGAGCGGTACACGCGGCTGGGCATCCCGACCATGCCCGAGCAGATCATGGTCACCACCGGGGCGATGGGCGCCATCGACGCCATCTGCCACCTCTTCGCCCCGCAGGGCGAGCGCATCGCGGTCGAGTCGCCCAGCTACGCCAACATCCTCCAGCTCATGCGGGAGGCCGGCGCCCGGCTGGTCCCGGTCGCCATGGCCGACCGGCTGCGCGGCTGGGACCTGGACCGCTGGCGCCAGGTGCTGCGGGACGCCGCTCCCCGGCTCGGCTACGTCGTCGCCGACTTCCACAATCCCACCGGTGCCCTCGCCGACGAGGAGCAGCGCCGCGCCCTGGTGGAGGCCGCCCGGTCGGCGGGGACCGTGCTCGTCGTCGACGAGACCATGACCGAACTCGCCCTCGACCCGGAACTCGCCCCCGCCCCCGACGGCACCTCCGCCCTGCCCCGCCGGGTCTGCGCCTTCGACCCGGCGGGCTCCACCGTGATCACGGTCGGCTCCGCGAGCAAGGCCTTCTGGGCCGGGATGCGGATCGGCTGGGTACGGGCGGCTCCCGACGTGATCCGCCGCCTGGTCTCCGCCCGCGCCTACGCCGACCTCGGCACCCCCGTCCTCGAACAGCTCGCCGTGCACTGGCTGCTCTCCGGCGGCGGCTGGGAGGAGGCCGTGCGGCTCCGCCGCGATCAGGCGCGCGAGAACCGCGACACCCTGGTCGCCGCCGTCCGCCGGGAACTGCCCGACTGGAGTTTCGAGGTGCCGCGCGGCGGCCTCACCCTCTGGGTGCGCACCGGGGGCCTCTCCGGTTCCCGCATCGCCGCCCTCGGCGAACAGGTCGGCATCCGCGTCCCCTCCGGCCCGCGCTTCGGCGTCGACGGGGCCTTCGAGGGGTACGTCCGGCTGCCGTTCACCGTCGGGGGGGCGGTGGCCGACGAGGCGGCGGTGCGGCTCGCGGCCGCCGCCCAACTGGTCCGCGAGGGGGTGCGCGGCGGCGCTGAGTCCCCGCGCAGCGTGGTCGCCTGAGAAACGGCCGCGCCCCGCGGGGCGCGCGGGGCGCGGGGCGCGCGGATCAGCTGTCGGCGCCCGCCGGGACGGCGGGGGGCGCGGCGGGCGCCGGGGGGACCGTGAGCGGCTGGGGGCGCGGCGGCAGCAGCTCCAGCACGGCACGCCGGTCGGCCTCGGCCGTCCCCTCGTCGTACGGGTCGGGCGCGGCCGGCACCTGGAGGCGCTGGACGGGGCCGTCGCCGAGCCGGACCCAGCCCCGGCCGGGCGGGGCCGCGGCGGGCGTCGAGGTGTTGGGCGGGGCGCCGAGCACCAGGGCGACCTGGGCGGCGGAGGCGCGTCCCAGCACGACGCGGGCCCGGGTGTGGCGGCGTACCGGTTCGGCCAGGGCCTCGGTGGAGTCGAACTGCTCGGCCACCACCACGGTGACCTGGGCGGCGCGGCCGTGCCGCAACGGGACCTGGAGCAGACTCTGCGGGTCGGGCCTGCCCCCGGCCCCGGCCAGGTGCGCGAGGGCGGCGGGGCGGTCGACCAGGATCCACAGTGGGCGCCGGGTGTCCGGAGGCGGCGGATGGCCTTCCTGGCGGGCCCGGTTGGCGGCGATGAGCCGGCGTTCCGTCTCGTGGCAGGCCCATTCCAGGCCGGTGAGGGCGCCGTCGAGGTCGCACTCGACGGCGAGGACGCCCTCGCGGCCGGTCAGACAGGCGTACTCGCCGGTGCCGCCGCCGTCCACCACCAGTACGTCCCCCTGGCGCAGCGCCTGGAGGGCGAGGGAGCGCAGCAGTGAGGTGGTGCCGCTGCCGGGGTGGCCGACCGCCAGCAGATGCGGCTCGGTGGCGCGGGCACCGGTGCGCCACAGGACGGGGGGCTCGTCCCGGGGCTCGCCGTCGGGACCGGTGACGGGCAGGGTGCGGGCGGTGTCGGCGGCGTCGGTGAAGCCGAGCAGGTGCTCGCCGGGGGTGGTGGCGAAGGGCTGGGCGGTGAGGTCCGAGGGCAGGGGGGCGACGGCGGCGACGGTGAGTTCGTTGCCCTGTTCGTTCCAGTCGAAGCGGTACTCGCGGCCGCGGCCGAGCTTGGCGGCGAGGACCTGTTCGACGCGGAGCCGGGACTCGGGCTCGGCGTCGGGGAAGTAGCCGGGATAGCGCAGTAGCAGCCGGTCCGGGTGGCCGCTCCCGTCGAAGCTGTGCGAGGCGACGGCCTTCTCCCAGTCGCCGCCGTAGCTGTAGAGGGGCGCGGGGTCCTCCGGGACGGAGAAGTAGGGGACGAGCGACTCGTGGAGCGAGGCGAGCCGCCGCGTCCGCGCGTCGTCCAGGCCGGCGGGCGCGGCGGGCTTGCGGTCCCGGCCGGTCCAGGCGGCCGTGGCGAGCAGGGCGGCCAGCGCGAGCGGCAGTCCGTACCGGACGAGGGAGAGGACCAGCAGGACCGCGGCGATCAGGAAGAGCAGCGGGCCGCGCCGGTCCTTCGGGGTGTCGGCCCACTTGCGCCGTCCGGCGGCCGCCAGGCGGCGCAGGCCACGGGTGATCGTGATCAGCGGATGGAGGACGTCCGTGGCGTTGTCCGCCGCCGACCGGGCCAGCTCACGGCTCCGGACGATCGGGGCGGTGCCGCCGCGCAGGATGCTGGGGAGTGGGCGCCGGGCCACGTCTTGACTCCTGGGGGTGCGGGTGCGGGGAGCGGACGGTCAGAACTTGATCCCGCCCAGCAGCCCGGCGAGGCTCGCGCCGCCCGCCGTGATGCTGGGGGCGATGGCGGTACCCGCCAGGTAGAAGCCGAAGAGCGCGCAGACCACGGCGTGGGACGCCTTGAGGCC
This window encodes:
- a CDS encoding glycerophosphodiester phosphodiesterase, with the translated sequence MTASRPPARHPYLDHPGPLPFAHRGGAAGGRENTTAAFSEAVAAGYRYLETDVHLTADGVLAAFHDATLDRVTDRAGRIADLPWSEVARARVAGREPVPRFDELLERFPGARWNVDVKAEPALRPLLELIERADAWERVCVGSFSESRVARARRLGGPRLATSYGVRGVLGLRLRSWGLPAAVRGSAVCVQVPEAQYGVPVVDGRFVRAAHARGLQVHVWTVNDPGRMAALLELGVDGIMTDHIGTLRDVLRDRGQWA
- the yczE gene encoding membrane protein YczE; translated protein: MFLTPRLHERRLPRRLVQLSTGLVLYGVSVALLVRGGLGLEPWGVFQQGLSELSGLSMGVVSIVVGAAVLLLWIPLRQRPGLGTVCNVFVVGVALDATLALLPSTGHLAVRVTLMVTGVVLNGAATGLYIAARFGPGPRDGLMTGLHQVTGGSVRLVRTGIEVLVVVTGFALGGTVGVGTVVYALSIGPLAQWFLRLFAVPATAAPRPAAAADGAILPP
- a CDS encoding SCO1417 family MocR-like transcription factor; its protein translation is MTQWTSVTGAAQLARLLASQSWQTRTGPGGRRPPAYRALADGVRLLVLEGRVPVAARLPAERELALALAVSRTTVAAAYEALRGEGFLASRRGAGSWTAVPAGNPLPARGLEPLPPEALGALIDLGCASLPAPEPWLTRAVTGALESLPPYAMTHGDYPAGLPDLRATLAERYTRLGIPTMPEQIMVTTGAMGAIDAICHLFAPQGERIAVESPSYANILQLMREAGARLVPVAMADRLRGWDLDRWRQVLRDAAPRLGYVVADFHNPTGALADEEQRRALVEAARSAGTVLVVDETMTELALDPELAPAPDGTSALPRRVCAFDPAGSTVITVGSASKAFWAGMRIGWVRAAPDVIRRLVSARAYADLGTPVLEQLAVHWLLSGGGWEEAVRLRRDQARENRDTLVAAVRRELPDWSFEVPRGGLTLWVRTGGLSGSRIAALGEQVGIRVPSGPRFGVDGAFEGYVRLPFTVGGAVADEAAVRLAAAAQLVREGVRGGAESPRSVVA